The following proteins come from a genomic window of Miscanthus floridulus cultivar M001 chromosome 2, ASM1932011v1, whole genome shotgun sequence:
- the LOC136540856 gene encoding protein IN2-1 homolog B-like, whose translation MNSLAFPGCTSPLTPASTAPGPHPLPSPRIKIRCPRLEDAAHHHLRARSSSRTRIVAMAPALPVSPKEALPSPLTSASEPPPLFDGTTRLYVAYHCPFAQRAWIARNYKGLQDKIKIVAIDLADRPAWYKEKVYPENKVPSLEHNNQVKGESLDLVKYFDSNFEGPSLLPEDPAKKQFAEELLAYTDAFNKALYSSLLSKEDVSEETVAALDKIEDALGKFNEGPFFLGQFSLVDIAYVPFIERFQIFYSNIKNYDITKGRPNLQKFIEEVNKIDAYTQTKLDPQFLLEQTKKRLGIA comes from the exons ATGAATTCGCTCGCTTTCCCTGGCTGCACGTCACCACTGACGCCCGCCTCCACCGCTCCCGGCCCCCATCCCCTCCCATCACCGCGTATAAAGATTCGCTGCCCGCGACTAGAAGATGCAGCTCATCACCACCTCCGCGCTCGAAGCTCCTCCCGAACCCGTATCGTCGCCATGGCACCCGCCTTGCCTGTAAG CCCCAAGGAAGCGCTGCCGTCTCCCCTGACCTCCGCCTCCGAGCCCCCTCCCCTCTTCGATGGCACCACCAG GTTGTACGTTGCATATCATTGCCCGTTCGCGCAGCGCGCTTGGATTGCCAGGAACTACAAG GGTTTGCAGGACAAGATTAAGATAGTTGCCATCGATCTTGCTGATAGGCCAGCATGGTACAAGGAgaaggtttatccagaaaacaag GTGCCTTCTCTGGAGCACAACAACCAGGTGAAAGGAGAGAGCTTGGATCTGGTTAAGTACTTTGACAGCAACTTCGAAGGTCCATCGTTGCTCCCTGAG GATCCTGCAAAGAAGCAGTTCGCTGAGGAGCTACTTGCATATACTGATGCATTTAACAAAGCATTATACTCATCTTTACTCAGCAAGGAAGATGTGTCTGAGGAAACTG TCGCTGCTTTGGATAAAATAGAAGACGCCCTGGGGAAATTTAATGAGGGCCCGTTCTTCCTTGGTCAGTTCAGTCTG GTGGACATTGCGTATGTACCATTCATCGAGAGGTTTCAGATATTCTATTCCAACATAAAGAACTATGATATCACAAAGGGCAGACCCAACCTTCAGAAGTTCATTGAG GAAGTGAACAAGATCGATGCATATACACAGACTAAACTGGACCCACAGTTTTTACTTGAGCAGACAAAGAAGCGGCTTGGG ATTGCTTAA